Proteins co-encoded in one Vibrio fortis genomic window:
- the asnB gene encoding asparagine synthase B: protein MCSVFGILDIKSDAAALRPVALEMSKKLRHRGPDWSGIYASDKAILAHERLAIVGLNSGAQPLYSQDKKHILAVNGEIYNHKELRARYQDKYEFQTDSDCEVILALYQELGADLLEELNGIFAFVLYDEEKDEYLVGRDHIGIIPLYQGYDEHGNYYVASEMKALVPVCKTVSEFPPGCSYGSKDAEPQRYYVRDWNEYAAVQGNSTSKEELTEALEAAVKRQLMTDVPYGVLLSGGLDSSITSAVAKRFAAMRIEDDEQSEAWWPQLHSFAVGLEGAPDLVAAREVADKIGTVHHEMTYTIQEGLDAIRDVIYHIETYDVTTIRASTPMYLLARKIKAMGIKMVLSGEGADEIFGGYLYFHKAPNAKEFHEETVRKLLALNMFDCARANKSLAAWGVEGRVPFLDKEFIDVAMRLNPEDKMCGNGKMEKHILRECFEHYLPDSIAWRQKEQFSDGVGYDWIDTLKATAEAKVTDQQMETAKFRFPYNTPTTKEGYAYREIFEELFPLESAAECVPGGPSVACSSAKAIEWDESFKNNADPSGRAVKAVHNDSY, encoded by the coding sequence ATGTGTTCAGTATTTGGCATTCTTGATATAAAAAGTGATGCTGCAGCACTTCGCCCTGTTGCTCTAGAGATGTCTAAAAAGCTCCGCCACCGTGGCCCAGACTGGTCTGGTATTTATGCAAGTGACAAAGCAATTCTTGCTCACGAGCGTCTTGCTATCGTTGGCCTAAATAGTGGTGCTCAACCTCTATACAGCCAAGATAAAAAGCACATTCTTGCGGTAAACGGTGAGATTTATAACCACAAAGAACTTCGCGCTCGTTACCAAGATAAATACGAATTTCAGACAGATTCTGACTGTGAAGTTATTTTGGCTCTATATCAAGAGCTGGGTGCAGACCTACTTGAAGAGCTGAACGGAATTTTCGCGTTCGTCCTTTACGATGAAGAGAAAGACGAATACCTAGTTGGCCGTGACCACATTGGTATTATCCCTCTATACCAAGGCTATGATGAGCACGGAAACTACTATGTTGCTTCAGAAATGAAAGCACTAGTACCTGTATGTAAAACCGTGAGCGAATTCCCTCCAGGTTGTTCATACGGTTCAAAAGATGCAGAGCCTCAACGCTACTATGTTCGTGATTGGAACGAGTACGCGGCAGTGCAAGGTAACTCAACCAGCAAAGAAGAGCTTACAGAAGCGCTAGAAGCAGCAGTTAAGCGTCAGCTGATGACCGACGTTCCTTACGGTGTTCTTCTATCTGGTGGTTTGGACTCATCTATCACATCTGCAGTAGCAAAACGCTTTGCTGCAATGCGTATCGAAGACGATGAACAGTCTGAAGCTTGGTGGCCACAACTGCACTCTTTCGCCGTAGGCCTTGAAGGTGCTCCTGACTTAGTTGCAGCACGTGAAGTGGCAGACAAGATTGGTACGGTTCACCATGAGATGACGTACACAATCCAAGAAGGTTTGGATGCAATCCGTGATGTTATCTACCACATCGAAACTTACGATGTAACAACGATTCGTGCATCAACCCCTATGTACCTGCTTGCTCGTAAGATCAAAGCGATGGGTATCAAGATGGTACTGTCTGGTGAAGGTGCGGATGAAATCTTCGGTGGCTACTTGTACTTCCATAAGGCACCAAACGCAAAAGAGTTCCATGAAGAGACCGTTCGTAAGCTTCTTGCACTAAACATGTTTGACTGTGCTCGTGCGAACAAATCTCTAGCAGCTTGGGGCGTTGAAGGTCGTGTGCCTTTCTTAGATAAAGAGTTTATTGATGTAGCAATGCGTCTAAACCCTGAAGATAAGATGTGTGGTAACGGTAAGATGGAAAAACACATCCTACGTGAGTGTTTTGAGCACTACCTACCTGACTCTATCGCATGGCGTCAGAAAGAACAGTTCTCAGACGGTGTTGGCTATGACTGGATCGATACACTGAAAGCAACAGCAGAAGCGAAAGTGACAGATCAGCAGATGGAAACAGCGAAATTCCGCTTCCCATACAACACACCAACAACCAAAGAAGGTTACGCTTACCGTGAGATCTTTGAAGAGTTGTTCCCGCTAGAATCTGCGGCTGAGTGTGTACCTGGCGGTCCATCTGTAGCTTGTTCATCTGCTAAAGCAATCGAGTGGGATGAATCATTCAAGAACAACGCTGATCCTTCTGGTCGTGCTGTTAAAGCAGTTCACAACGACTCGTACTAG
- the rfaH gene encoding transcription/translation regulatory transformer protein RfaH produces the protein MKRWYLLYCKRGEQLRAKQHMENQGVECFYPQLEVEKIVRGKKKRVKEPLFPSYIFVRFDYEQGPSFTTLRSTRGVVDFIKFGSLPHEVQGDLIYELKQIERECQGYPIDDCPELNTNYQAGDVVEICSGQFAGIKAVYHEKDGEARSIMLVQMISQVVPISIENAALAARI, from the coding sequence ATGAAACGTTGGTATCTACTTTACTGTAAGCGCGGAGAGCAACTCCGAGCGAAACAGCATATGGAAAATCAGGGGGTAGAGTGTTTCTATCCTCAACTTGAAGTCGAGAAAATTGTTAGAGGAAAAAAGAAGCGAGTCAAAGAACCGTTGTTTCCTTCTTACATTTTTGTTCGATTTGATTATGAACAGGGCCCAAGCTTCACTACGTTGCGTTCAACGAGAGGTGTCGTGGACTTCATTAAATTTGGTTCTTTGCCGCATGAAGTTCAAGGTGACTTAATTTACGAATTGAAGCAGATTGAACGAGAGTGTCAGGGTTACCCAATTGATGATTGCCCTGAGCTCAATACGAATTATCAAGCAGGCGATGTGGTTGAGATCTGCAGTGGTCAGTTCGCTGGCATCAAAGCGGTTTATCATGAAAAAGATGGTGAGGCGCGATCCATTATGCTGGTACAGATGATCAGCCAAGTGGTTCCGATAAGCATTGAGAACGCAGCTCTGGCAGCTCGTATCTAA
- a CDS encoding peptide MFS transporter has protein sequence MPNTHNIFGHPRGLFLLFSTELWERFSYYAMRAILVLFLTDTTINGGLGWSTKDALDLYGIYTGLVYITPLIGGWIADNYLGQRKSILIGGVLMALGQFTLALPTGFMGLDQVSALYLGLALLISGNGMFKPNISTMVGDLYKEGDNRRDGAFTIFYMGINLGALLGGLISGAAVDSYGWKAGFLAAGIGMVISLVMQMTMAQSWLGDIGSVPAAARAKALSKSKEKAPLTKEEFDRLKVILIMGLFVIVFWAGFEQAGGLMNIYTQQYTDRMIGDFEVPAAWFQSLNPFFIITLAPIIAAFWVKLGKREPNSPVKFAMALFFLALGFVCMIGAVMEQGGDLSVKTSMLWLVGAFFFHTLGELCLSPIGLSLVTKLAPLRLASLMMGAWFGFNAIANYVAGLVGSHVGELGAMAIFSGIAISATISGVILLLCANKLVAWMHGVEGNPVEAESDETDAQASLA, from the coding sequence ATGCCAAACACACACAACATCTTCGGCCATCCAAGAGGGCTGTTTCTACTTTTTAGTACAGAGTTATGGGAGCGATTCTCCTACTACGCAATGCGTGCCATCCTCGTTCTATTTTTAACAGATACCACAATCAATGGCGGCCTAGGTTGGTCAACCAAAGACGCATTAGACCTCTACGGTATCTACACAGGCCTTGTGTACATTACCCCACTCATTGGTGGTTGGATTGCAGACAACTACCTAGGCCAACGCAAATCAATTCTCATTGGTGGTGTGTTAATGGCATTGGGTCAGTTCACTTTAGCACTACCTACCGGCTTTATGGGATTAGACCAGGTGAGCGCACTTTACTTAGGCTTAGCACTTCTGATCAGCGGTAATGGTATGTTTAAGCCAAACATCTCAACCATGGTGGGTGATCTTTATAAAGAAGGTGACAACCGTCGTGATGGCGCATTTACTATCTTCTATATGGGTATTAACTTAGGCGCATTGCTTGGCGGCCTAATTTCTGGTGCTGCTGTTGACTCATATGGTTGGAAAGCGGGTTTCCTAGCTGCCGGTATCGGTATGGTGATCAGCCTTGTTATGCAAATGACGATGGCTCAATCCTGGTTAGGTGATATTGGTTCAGTGCCAGCAGCCGCGCGCGCAAAAGCACTTAGCAAGTCGAAAGAAAAAGCACCGCTAACCAAAGAAGAGTTCGATAGACTAAAAGTTATTTTGATTATGGGTTTGTTCGTTATCGTATTCTGGGCGGGCTTTGAGCAAGCGGGTGGTCTAATGAACATCTATACGCAGCAATACACTGACCGTATGATTGGCGATTTTGAAGTGCCAGCGGCTTGGTTCCAATCGTTAAACCCGTTCTTCATTATTACATTAGCTCCTATTATCGCGGCATTTTGGGTGAAACTAGGTAAGCGTGAACCAAACTCACCGGTTAAATTCGCTATGGCTCTGTTCTTCTTAGCGCTTGGCTTCGTTTGTATGATCGGTGCAGTGATGGAGCAAGGTGGCGACCTGAGCGTTAAAACTTCAATGCTATGGTTAGTTGGTGCCTTCTTCTTCCATACTCTTGGCGAGTTGTGCCTATCACCGATTGGCCTATCATTGGTCACTAAACTTGCTCCTCTTCGCCTTGCTTCTTTGATGATGGGTGCATGGTTTGGTTTCAATGCAATCGCAAACTATGTTGCAGGTCTGGTGGGTTCTCACGTCGGTGAGCTAGGTGCAATGGCTATCTTTAGTGGTATTGCTATCTCAGCAACGATCAGTGGTGTGATTCTACTTCTATGTGCAAATAAACTGGTTGCTTGGATGCACGGTGTCGAAGGCAACCCTGTTGAAGCTGAGTCAGATGAAACTGATGCACAAGCTTCGCTAGCTTAA
- the hemH gene encoding ferrochelatase, translating into MENKKKQGVLLVNLGTPDAATPAAVRRFLSEFLHDKRVVSLTRWLWCPILHGVILPIRSPKVAKLYQSVWMDQGSPLLVYSQRQVAKLQDKLQMPVALGMTYGNPSLKTGIEALMAQGVEEVIVLPLYPQYSGTTTAAVSDGLTKAFKQLPVIPGYRFIRDYYSHPSYVKALAESVRKHWRENGQGDHLVCSFHGIPKRLADQGDIYPRHCEQTTELLAQELGLSADKITMTYQSRFGREEWLKPYTDETLEELPKRGIKKLDIMAPAFSVDCLETLEEISDQCKETFIEAGGEAFSYIKCLNDNDEHIQMMAELVEMHR; encoded by the coding sequence ATGGAAAACAAAAAAAAGCAGGGTGTGTTGTTGGTGAACTTAGGAACACCTGACGCAGCAACACCTGCAGCTGTGCGCCGTTTTTTAAGCGAGTTTCTACATGACAAACGAGTCGTGAGCCTCACTCGTTGGCTATGGTGCCCGATTCTTCATGGCGTGATTCTGCCAATACGCTCGCCTAAAGTGGCAAAGCTCTATCAATCTGTGTGGATGGATCAGGGTTCTCCTTTATTGGTTTACTCTCAGCGTCAGGTGGCTAAGTTACAAGATAAACTGCAAATGCCTGTGGCGCTTGGTATGACTTACGGAAACCCAAGCTTAAAAACAGGCATTGAAGCTCTAATGGCGCAAGGTGTAGAGGAGGTTATTGTACTGCCACTTTACCCACAATATTCTGGCACGACGACGGCTGCAGTGTCTGATGGATTAACTAAAGCATTTAAGCAGCTACCTGTGATACCGGGTTACCGTTTTATTCGCGATTACTACAGTCACCCAAGCTACGTTAAAGCGCTGGCTGAGAGTGTAAGAAAGCACTGGCGTGAAAATGGGCAAGGTGACCACCTTGTTTGTTCTTTCCACGGTATTCCAAAGCGTTTGGCTGACCAAGGTGATATTTATCCTCGACACTGTGAGCAAACGACAGAGCTATTAGCCCAAGAGCTTGGTTTGTCCGCAGACAAGATAACCATGACTTACCAGTCACGCTTTGGCCGAGAAGAGTGGCTTAAGCCCTACACGGACGAAACGTTAGAAGAGTTGCCTAAGCGAGGTATTAAGAAGCTCGATATCATGGCTCCTGCGTTCTCGGTTGACTGCTTGGAAACGTTAGAAGAGATCTCTGATCAATGTAAAGAGACCTTTATTGAGGCTGGTGGCGAGGCCTTTAGCTACATTAAGTGTCTCAACGACAATGATGAACACATTCAAATGATGGCGGAACTTGTCGAGATGCATCGCTAG
- the adk gene encoding adenylate kinase gives MRIILLGAPGAGKGTQANFIMNKFGIPQISTGDMLRAAIKAGTELGKQAKSVIDAGQLVSDEIILGLIKERIAQDDCEKGFLLDGFPRTIPQADGLKEMGIAVDYVVEFDVADDVIVERMAGRRAHLPSGRTYHVVYNPPKEEGKDDVTGEELVVRDDDKEETVRARLGVYHDQTAPLIAYYGKEAEAGNTKYLKFDGTKQVAEVSAELEKALA, from the coding sequence ATGCGCATCATTCTTCTAGGTGCTCCTGGCGCGGGTAAAGGCACTCAAGCAAACTTCATCATGAACAAATTTGGTATCCCTCAAATTTCAACTGGTGACATGCTACGTGCTGCTATCAAAGCGGGTACTGAGCTTGGTAAGCAAGCTAAATCAGTAATCGACGCTGGTCAGCTAGTTTCTGATGAAATTATCCTTGGTCTAATCAAAGAGCGTATTGCTCAAGATGACTGCGAAAAAGGTTTCCTACTTGACGGTTTCCCACGCACAATCCCACAAGCTGATGGCCTAAAAGAAATGGGCATCGCTGTTGACTACGTTGTTGAATTCGACGTAGCTGACGATGTGATTGTTGAGCGTATGGCTGGTCGTCGTGCTCACCTTCCTTCTGGCCGTACATACCACGTTGTGTACAACCCGCCTAAAGAAGAAGGTAAAGATGACGTAACTGGCGAAGAGCTAGTTGTACGTGATGACGACAAAGAAGAAACAGTTCGTGCACGTCTAGGTGTTTACCATGATCAAACAGCGCCTCTTATCGCTTACTACGGTAAAGAAGCTGAAGCAGGTAACACTAAGTACCTTAAATTTGACGGTACTAAGCAAGTTGCTGAAGTTAGTGCAGAACTTGAGAAAGCACTAGCATAA
- the htpG gene encoding molecular chaperone HtpG — translation MSETATQNKETRGFQSEVKQLLHLMIHSLYSNKEIFLRELISNASDAADKLRFQALSNGDLYQGDADLGVKLSFDADANTLTISDNGIGMSREDVIEHLGTIAKSGTADFFSKLSEDQSKDSQLIGQFGVGFYSAFIVADAVTVRTRAAGLANDEAVQWHSAGEGEYTIETISKESRGTDIILHMRDEGKEFLNEWRLRDVISKYSDHIGIPVSILTAVKDDEGKDTDEKKWEQINKAQALWTRNKSDITKEEYQEFYKHVSHDFADALTWSHNKVEGKNDYTSLLYIPSKAPWDMMNRDHKSGLKLYVQRVFIMDDAEQFMPSYMRFVRGLIDSNDLPLNVSREILQDNKVTQSLRGACTKRVLTMLERMAKNDNDKYLEFWKEFGLVMKEGPAEDMANKEKIAGLLRFASTEVDSSEQAISLASYVERMKEGQDKIYYLTADSYTAAKNSPHLEQFKAKGIEVVLMFDRIDEFLMNYLTEFDGKQFQSITKAGLDLSKFEGEEEKEKQKETEEEFKSVIERTQSYLGDRVKEVRTTFKLANTPAVVVTDDFEMGTQMAKLLEAAGQAAPEVKYIFEINPEHALVKQMADEADEQAFGRWVELLLGQAMLAEKGSMEDPSQFLGAINELLSKR, via the coding sequence ATGAGCGAAACAGCAACGCAAAATAAAGAGACTCGCGGCTTTCAATCAGAAGTTAAGCAGTTGCTTCACTTAATGATTCACTCACTATATTCAAACAAAGAGATCTTTCTTCGCGAATTGATCTCAAACGCATCTGACGCTGCAGATAAGCTGCGTTTCCAAGCATTATCAAATGGTGATTTGTACCAGGGTGATGCAGACCTTGGCGTGAAGCTTTCTTTTGACGCGGACGCAAACACCCTAACCATTTCAGATAATGGTATCGGTATGAGCCGTGAAGATGTAATCGAGCATTTAGGTACGATTGCAAAATCAGGTACAGCAGACTTTTTCTCTAAGCTTTCTGAAGACCAAAGCAAAGATTCTCAACTGATTGGTCAATTCGGTGTCGGCTTTTACTCAGCATTCATCGTTGCGGACGCAGTAACTGTTCGTACACGCGCTGCTGGCCTAGCAAACGACGAAGCCGTTCAATGGCACTCTGCGGGTGAAGGTGAGTACACGATTGAAACTATCTCGAAAGAGTCTCGTGGTACTGACATCATCCTTCACATGCGTGACGAAGGTAAAGAGTTCCTGAATGAGTGGCGTCTGCGTGATGTCATCAGCAAATACTCTGATCACATCGGTATTCCAGTTTCGATTCTAACTGCGGTAAAAGATGACGAAGGTAAAGACACCGATGAGAAGAAGTGGGAGCAAATCAACAAAGCTCAAGCACTTTGGACTCGCAACAAGTCTGACATTACCAAAGAAGAGTACCAAGAGTTCTACAAGCACGTTTCTCACGACTTTGCTGATGCGCTAACTTGGAGCCACAACAAAGTTGAAGGTAAGAACGACTACACAAGCCTGCTTTACATCCCATCTAAAGCACCTTGGGATATGATGAACCGCGACCATAAGAGCGGTTTAAAACTATACGTACAGCGTGTATTTATCATGGACGATGCGGAACAGTTCATGCCATCTTACATGCGTTTCGTTCGCGGCCTGATTGACTCAAACGATCTACCTTTGAACGTTTCTCGTGAAATCCTGCAAGACAACAAGGTCACTCAGTCTCTACGTGGCGCATGTACTAAGCGCGTGCTGACAATGCTTGAGCGTATGGCGAAGAACGACAACGACAAGTACCTTGAGTTCTGGAAAGAGTTTGGCCTTGTAATGAAGGAAGGCCCAGCAGAAGATATGGCAAACAAAGAGAAGATTGCCGGCCTACTGCGCTTTGCTTCAACTGAGGTGGATTCTTCTGAACAAGCAATCAGCCTAGCGTCTTACGTTGAACGTATGAAAGAAGGCCAAGATAAGATCTACTACCTGACAGCAGACAGTTATACAGCGGCGAAAAACAGCCCTCACCTAGAGCAATTTAAAGCGAAAGGTATTGAGGTTGTGTTGATGTTTGATCGTATCGACGAATTCTTGATGAACTATCTAACAGAGTTCGACGGTAAGCAGTTCCAATCGATTACTAAAGCTGGCCTAGATTTAAGCAAGTTTGAGGGTGAAGAAGAGAAAGAGAAGCAGAAAGAGACAGAAGAAGAGTTCAAATCTGTTATCGAGCGCACTCAATCTTACCTAGGTGATCGTGTTAAAGAGGTTCGTACAACGTTCAAACTGGCAAACACGCCAGCAGTGGTAGTAACGGATGATTTTGAAATGGGTACGCAAATGGCGAAGCTTCTTGAAGCAGCCGGTCAAGCGGCTCCTGAAGTGAAATACATCTTTGAGATTAACCCTGAGCATGCACTTGTTAAGCAAATGGCTGACGAAGCAGACGAGCAAGCGTTTGGTCGCTGGGTCGAGCTTCTACTGGGTCAAGCTATGCTAGCTGAGAAAGGCTCAATGGAAGATCCATCACAGTTCTTGGGTGCAATCAATGAACTGCTGTCGAAACGCTAA
- a CDS encoding transcriptional regulator, whose translation MSNIGTKFILAQRFVFDPNSNSLVDQTNEGEIVRLGSNESRILLMLSERPNEVITRNELHEYVWRDQGFEVDDSSLTQAISTLRKMLKDSTKSPEFVKTVPKRGYQFIATVERSAPFSSSDQTASIEKQEVAVEATSSAQVPAEETVETAAVEAVVPPTPTAKPEVPSQSTATKAASPAENKWLYRALGFLAILMPILVVTFTNPAESEFRTLAEVDGVQILSPINHPDLSGWIPAIEKCVTHYNAEHGGQLKPIQIIATGGQTNNLALNYIHAQEYSSENITLRLYANQTDLSEICKGDQ comes from the coding sequence ATGAGCAATATCGGCACAAAGTTTATTCTCGCGCAGCGATTTGTATTTGACCCTAATAGTAACTCCCTCGTTGATCAGACCAATGAAGGTGAAATCGTCCGCTTAGGCAGTAATGAAAGCCGCATTCTCCTTATGCTTTCAGAAAGACCGAATGAAGTGATCACTCGCAATGAGCTTCACGAATACGTATGGCGAGACCAAGGCTTTGAAGTCGATGACTCAAGCTTGACTCAAGCGATCTCAACGCTGCGTAAAATGCTCAAAGACTCAACAAAATCTCCTGAGTTCGTAAAAACTGTGCCAAAGCGTGGTTACCAGTTCATCGCGACTGTAGAGCGCTCAGCTCCGTTTTCATCAAGCGATCAAACAGCTTCTATTGAAAAACAAGAAGTCGCAGTAGAAGCGACGAGCTCCGCACAAGTGCCTGCTGAAGAAACGGTTGAAACTGCAGCAGTTGAGGCAGTTGTACCTCCAACACCGACCGCTAAGCCTGAGGTTCCTAGTCAAAGCACGGCTACTAAGGCAGCGTCGCCTGCAGAAAACAAATGGCTATACCGCGCACTTGGTTTCCTAGCGATTCTAATGCCTATCTTAGTTGTTACTTTCACGAATCCTGCCGAATCTGAGTTCCGTACTCTAGCTGAGGTAGATGGCGTGCAAATCCTATCACCAATTAATCACCCAGACTTGTCGGGCTGGATCCCTGCTATTGAAAAGTGTGTGACTCACTATAATGCAGAACATGGCGGACAGCTTAAGCCAATCCAGATCATTGCGACTGGTGGCCAAACCAATAACTTGGCGCTGAACTACATTCATGCACAAGAATACTCAAGTGAGAATAT